In one window of Nicotiana tabacum cultivar K326 chromosome 12, ASM71507v2, whole genome shotgun sequence DNA:
- the LOC107813572 gene encoding putative calcium-binding protein CML16, with amino-acid sequence MMTTLKSDQLKQLKDIFMRFDLDGDGSLTQLELAALLRSLGLKPSGDQLHALLAKIDHNGNGSIEFDELVNAIMPDMNEDILMNQDQLMELFRSFDRDGNGYITAAELAGQMAKMGHPLTYRELSNLMQEADTNGDGVISFNEFANILGKSATDFLGLTVS; translated from the coding sequence ATGATGACTACTCTAAAATCTGATCAACTCAAACAGCTAAAAGACATATTCATGCGTTTCGACCTCGACGGCGACGGCAGCCTAACACAACTAGAACTCGCCGCCCTTCTCCGCTCTCTCGGCCTCAAACCCAGCGGCGATCAACTCCACGCATTACTCGCCAAAATAGACCACAATGGCAACGGATCCATCGAATTCGACGAACTCGTAAATGCCATAATGCCTGATATGAATGAAGACATTTTAATGAATCAAGATCAGCTCATGGAACTTTTCCGGTCGTTCGATCGCGACGGTAACGGATACATTACCGCCGCTGAACTCGCCGGACAAATGGCCAAAATGGGTCATCCTTTAACGTACCGAGAATTGTCGAATCTCATGCAAGAAGCTGATACGAATGGAGATGGTGTAATAAGTTTCAATGAGTTTGCTAATATTCTTGGAAAATCTGCAACTGATTTTCTTGGCCTAACTGTCTCTTAA